One Lampris incognitus isolate fLamInc1 chromosome 18, fLamInc1.hap2, whole genome shotgun sequence genomic region harbors:
- the LOC130128901 gene encoding glyceraldehyde-3-phosphate dehydrogenase-like, giving the protein MVKIGINGFGRIGRLVTRAAAMGRKLEVVAINDPFIDLEYMVYMFKYDSTHGMWKHSEVKAEGGKLVIGNMRISVFHERDPANIKWGEYGVDYVVESTGVFTTIEKASAHLKGGAKRVIISAPSADAPMFVMGVNHDKYNNSMRVVSNASCTTNCLAPLAKVINDNFGIVEGLMSTVHSVTATQKTVDGPSGKMWRDGRGAAQNIIPASTGAAKAVGKVIPELNGKLTGMAFRVPTPNVSVVDLTVRLEKPAKYEDIKRVMRAASEGPMKGILGYTEDQVVSTDFNTDSRSSIFDAGAGIALNDRFVKLVSWYDNEFGYSNRVCDLMVHMASKE; this is encoded by the exons ATGGTGAAGATCGGAATCAACGG ATTTGGCCGTATCGGTCGTCTGGTGACCCGTGCCGCTGCCATGGGGCGCAAGCTGGAGGTCGTGGCCATCAACGACCCCTTCATTGACCTGGAGTACATG GTCTACATGTTCAAATATGACTCCACCCACGGCATGTGGAAACACAGCGAGGTGAAGGCTGAAGGAGGCAAGCTGGTCATCGGCAACATGCGCATCTCCGTTTTCCACGA GAGGGACCCGGCCAACATCAAGTGGGGCGAGTACGGCGTCGACTACGTGGTTGAGTCCACCGGCGTGTTCACCACCATTGAGAAGGCCTCC GCTCACCTGAAGGGCGGCGCCAAGAGGGTGATCATCTCCGCCCCCAGTGCGGACGCCCCCATGTTTGTCATGGGCGTCAACCATGACAAGTACAACAACTCCATGAGGGTCGTCAG TAATGCTTCCTGCACTACCAACTGTCTTGCTCCACTGGCCAAAGTCATCAATGACAACTTCGGCATCGTGGAGGGTCTGATG AGTACGGTCCACTCTGTGACTGCCACCCAGAAGACCGTGGACGGTCCCTCCGGTAAGATGTGGCGCGACGGCCGTGGCGCCGCCCAGAACATCATCCCCGCTTCCACCGGCGCCGCCAAGGCCGTGGGCAAAGTCATCCCTGAGCTGAACGG CAAACTGACCGGCATGGCCTTCCGTGTCCCCACCCCGAACGTCTCCGTGGTTGACCTGACCGTCCGTCTGGAGAAACCC GCGAAGTACGAGGACATCAAGAGGGTCATGAGGGCTGCCTCCGAGGGACCCATGAAGGGGATTCTGGGATACACAGAGGACCAG GTGGTTTCCACAGACTTCAACACCGACAGCCGCTCCTCCATCTTCGATGCTGGTGCGGGCATCGCACTCAATGACCGCTTTGTCAAACTGGTTTCATG GTACGACAACGAGTTTGGCTACAGCAACCGTGTGTGTGACCTGATGGTGCACATGGCCTCCAAGGAGTAA